The Castor canadensis chromosome X, mCasCan1.hap1v2, whole genome shotgun sequence genome includes a region encoding these proteins:
- the LOC109675936 gene encoding uncharacterized protein isoform X3 — MGKQAADWLAPGTRNRARAWQVRVSSVSRWPAGAATGPAKSRSASTEGPKAERRRLRGAAPEPPVVVPSLAVKMADRAVASANGSSSLRGTQERMVAVSQTDAEEKRQSRISSLATQSHNARPAFKPMVTDSSVLKNDMKQRLAKERRQERKRQEEANKEMQLLEKERKAKLQFEKQLEEKQRKIKEQKEKDERRRLSSEKRKQNLEAETEKYRAAVSRTMQWSTRFDQRSKRCSWDGSTENTENKNGKRELKRSSSLNRKDRRERSHGDNQYVNKPVISNHVLRYIQVPIRSHSSDELKTSTVLSMLGVKMNLYTKLDMTPLEKADTPLEANMSISPKASMAIPSKQSEVPPEVIVEVPPQVNVEAAPKMNIEVTPKENVEMPPQGNTDVQPAVHPMVSIATTPMASMESPVLSLDSLPLSVESSPLVSVEASPVVSLDTSPETSMAISPEVGIDPASMEASTETNADETSVEVLPEVNVEENLEAHLEGKAGRSSDASMKGPSKDSITPPKVIVDVASQTSVDMPCKVPSERREEQRLRVNLRVMSKNRICEGTSRLEEAPKVLTKNHHVTHEEEDKKEDKPRDKMESRKEDMADEEPAEVQDEDGFQEQGLKMNKEFQPEDDHGFPQELTSTQN; from the exons ATGGGCAAGCAGGCTGCTGATTGGCTGGCGCCCGGAACGCGCAACAGGGCTAGAGCTTGGCAGGTAAGAGTTTCTTCAGTCAGTCGCTGGCCAGCCGGGGCAGCGACTGGGCCTGCTAAGAGTCGCTCTGCCTCGACTGAGGGTCCCAAGGCGGAGCGGCGGCGCCTGCGCGGTGCGGCCCCAGAGCCACCGGTGGTGGTTCCCAGCCTGGCTGTGAAGATGGCGGACCGCGCTGTCGCCAGCGCCAACGGCAGCTCATCCTTGCGGGGTACACAGGAACGAATGG TTGCTGTGTCTCAAACTGACGCAGAAGAAAAACGTCAAAGTCGCATTAGCTCCTTAGCTACTCAATCTCATAATGCAAGACCAGCTTTTAAACCAATGG TAACCGATAGCTCTGTTCTTAAAAATGACATGAAGCAAAGATTAGCAAAAGAACGTAGACAAGAAAGAAAACGACAAGAGGAAG CCAATAAAGAGATGCAACTCCTTGAGAAGGAACGGAAAGCAAAACTTCAGTTTGAAAAGCAACTGGAAGAAAAACAACGGAAGataaaagagcaaaaagaaaaggatgagcGAAGGAGACTAtcttcagaaaagagaaaacagaatttaGAAGCTGAAACA gagaaaTATAGAGCTGCTGTTTCGCGTACTATGCAATGGAGTACTCGTTTTGATCAGCGATCAAAGAGATGTTCATGGGACGGTTCTACTgagaacactgaaaataaaaatg GAAAAAGAGAACTTAAAAGAAGCTCATCTCTGAATAGAAAGGACAGAAGAGAGCGCTCTCATGGTGACAACCAGTATGTGAACAAGCCAG TCATCAGCAATCATGTCCTTCGTTATATACAAGTGCCAATTCGTAGCCACAGCAGTGATGAATTGAAGACTTCCACCGTGCTTTCTATGTTAGGAGTCAAAATGAATCTTTACACAAAGTTAGATATGACTCCCCTGGAGAAAGCAGACACCCCTCTTGAAGCAAATATGAGCATATCCCCCAAAGCTAGCATGGCAATACCATCTAAGCAGTCAGAAGTGCCACCTGAAGTGATCGTGGAGGTGCCCCCCCAGGTGAACGTGGAGGCAGCCCCCAAAATGAACATAGAAGTGACCCCCAAGGAGAATGTGGAAATGCCTCCTCAGGGGAATACAGATGTGCAACCTGCTGTACACCCCATGGTGAGCATAGCTACTACTCCCATGGCTAGCATGGAATCCCCTGTGTTAAGCTTAGACTCATTGCCTTTGAGCGTGGAATCATCCCCATTGGTGAGTGTGGAGGCATCACCAGTGGTGAGTTTGGACACCTCCCCTGAGACCAGCATGGCTATATCTCCTGAAGTTGGCATAGACCCAGCTAGCATGGAAGCGTCCACTGAGACAAATGCGGATGAGACCAGTGTGGAAGTCCTACCCGAAGTTAATGTAGAAGAGAACTTGGAAGCTCATCTTGAGGGAAAAGCTGGAAGATCATCAGACGCAAGTATGAAAGGACCATCTAAGGATAGCATAACACCTCCTAAAGTGATTGTAGATGTGGCATCACAGACAAGTGTAGACATGCCATGCAAG GTTCcatcagaaagaagagaagaacagCGTCTACGAGTAAATCTGAGGGTGATGTCCAAAAACAGGATCTGTGAAG GAACCTCAAGGCTGGAAGAAGCCCCCAAAGTTTTGACCAAAAATCACCATGTCACTCATGAAgaagaagacaagaaagaagacaaaCCGCGTGACAAAATGGAATCTAG GAAAGAAGACATGGCAGATGAAGAACCAGCAGAAGTACAAGATGAAGATGGATTTCAAGAACAaggtttaaaaatgaataaagaattccaGCCAGAAGATGATCACGGATTTCCCCAG GAGCTGACTTCTACACAGAATTGA
- the LOC109675936 gene encoding uncharacterized protein isoform X1 has protein sequence MGKQAADWLAPGTRNRARAWQVRVSSVSRWPAGAATGPAKSRSASTEGPKAERRRLRGAAPEPPVVVPSLAVKMADRAVASANGSSSLRGTQERMVAVSQTDAEEKRQSRISSLATQSHNARPAFKPMVTDSSVLKNDMKQRLAKERRQERKRQEEANKEMQLLEKERKAKLQFEKQLEEKQRKIKEQKEKDERRRLSSEKRKQNLEAETEKYRAAVSRTMQWSTRFDQRSKRCSWDGSTENTENKNGKRELKRSSSLNRKDRRERSHGDNQYVNKPVISNHVLRYIQVPIRSHSSDELKTSTVLSMLGVKMNLYTKLDMTPLEKADTPLEANMSISPKASMAIPSKQSEVPPEVIVEVPPQVNVEAAPKMNIEVTPKENVEMPPQGNTDVQPAVHPMVSIATTPMASMESPVLSLDSLPLSVESSPLVSVEASPVVSLDTSPETSMAISPEVGIDPASMEASTETNADETSVEVLPEVNVEENLEAHLEGKAGRSSDASMKGPSKDSITPPKVIVDVASQTSVDMPCKVPSERREEQRLRVNLRVMSKNRICEGTSRLEEAPKVLTKNHHVTHEEEDKKEDKPRDKMESRKEDMADEEPAEVQDEDGFQEQGLKMNKEFQPEDDHGFPQTLKKIMKRTRETDGKASETSDKDTSEEDEADDEDEIEGDEDPLDELSASGIQHRNSSSKPKMPCKNAMRRPQKLAVLQAATSEGD, from the exons ATGGGCAAGCAGGCTGCTGATTGGCTGGCGCCCGGAACGCGCAACAGGGCTAGAGCTTGGCAGGTAAGAGTTTCTTCAGTCAGTCGCTGGCCAGCCGGGGCAGCGACTGGGCCTGCTAAGAGTCGCTCTGCCTCGACTGAGGGTCCCAAGGCGGAGCGGCGGCGCCTGCGCGGTGCGGCCCCAGAGCCACCGGTGGTGGTTCCCAGCCTGGCTGTGAAGATGGCGGACCGCGCTGTCGCCAGCGCCAACGGCAGCTCATCCTTGCGGGGTACACAGGAACGAATGG TTGCTGTGTCTCAAACTGACGCAGAAGAAAAACGTCAAAGTCGCATTAGCTCCTTAGCTACTCAATCTCATAATGCAAGACCAGCTTTTAAACCAATGG TAACCGATAGCTCTGTTCTTAAAAATGACATGAAGCAAAGATTAGCAAAAGAACGTAGACAAGAAAGAAAACGACAAGAGGAAG CCAATAAAGAGATGCAACTCCTTGAGAAGGAACGGAAAGCAAAACTTCAGTTTGAAAAGCAACTGGAAGAAAAACAACGGAAGataaaagagcaaaaagaaaaggatgagcGAAGGAGACTAtcttcagaaaagagaaaacagaatttaGAAGCTGAAACA gagaaaTATAGAGCTGCTGTTTCGCGTACTATGCAATGGAGTACTCGTTTTGATCAGCGATCAAAGAGATGTTCATGGGACGGTTCTACTgagaacactgaaaataaaaatg GAAAAAGAGAACTTAAAAGAAGCTCATCTCTGAATAGAAAGGACAGAAGAGAGCGCTCTCATGGTGACAACCAGTATGTGAACAAGCCAG TCATCAGCAATCATGTCCTTCGTTATATACAAGTGCCAATTCGTAGCCACAGCAGTGATGAATTGAAGACTTCCACCGTGCTTTCTATGTTAGGAGTCAAAATGAATCTTTACACAAAGTTAGATATGACTCCCCTGGAGAAAGCAGACACCCCTCTTGAAGCAAATATGAGCATATCCCCCAAAGCTAGCATGGCAATACCATCTAAGCAGTCAGAAGTGCCACCTGAAGTGATCGTGGAGGTGCCCCCCCAGGTGAACGTGGAGGCAGCCCCCAAAATGAACATAGAAGTGACCCCCAAGGAGAATGTGGAAATGCCTCCTCAGGGGAATACAGATGTGCAACCTGCTGTACACCCCATGGTGAGCATAGCTACTACTCCCATGGCTAGCATGGAATCCCCTGTGTTAAGCTTAGACTCATTGCCTTTGAGCGTGGAATCATCCCCATTGGTGAGTGTGGAGGCATCACCAGTGGTGAGTTTGGACACCTCCCCTGAGACCAGCATGGCTATATCTCCTGAAGTTGGCATAGACCCAGCTAGCATGGAAGCGTCCACTGAGACAAATGCGGATGAGACCAGTGTGGAAGTCCTACCCGAAGTTAATGTAGAAGAGAACTTGGAAGCTCATCTTGAGGGAAAAGCTGGAAGATCATCAGACGCAAGTATGAAAGGACCATCTAAGGATAGCATAACACCTCCTAAAGTGATTGTAGATGTGGCATCACAGACAAGTGTAGACATGCCATGCAAG GTTCcatcagaaagaagagaagaacagCGTCTACGAGTAAATCTGAGGGTGATGTCCAAAAACAGGATCTGTGAAG GAACCTCAAGGCTGGAAGAAGCCCCCAAAGTTTTGACCAAAAATCACCATGTCACTCATGAAgaagaagacaagaaagaagacaaaCCGCGTGACAAAATGGAATCTAG GAAAGAAGACATGGCAGATGAAGAACCAGCAGAAGTACAAGATGAAGATGGATTTCAAGAACAaggtttaaaaatgaataaagaattccaGCCAGAAGATGATCACGGATTTCCCCAG ACACTTAAGAAAATCATGAAGCGGACGAGAGAGACAGATGGGAAG
- the LOC109675936 gene encoding uncharacterized protein isoform X5, protein MGKQAADWLAPGTRNRARAWQVRVSSVSRWPAGAATGPAKSRSASTEGPKAERRRLRGAAPEPPVVVPSLAVKMADRAVASANGSSSLRGTQERMVAVSQTDAEEKRQSRISSLATQSHNARPAFKPMVTDSSVLKNDMKQRLAKERRQERKRQEEANKEMQLLEKERKAKLQFEKQLEEKQRKIKEQKEKDERRRLSSEKRKQNLEAETEKYRAAVSRTMQWSTRFDQRSKRCSWDGSTENTENKNGKRELKRSSSLNRKDRRERSHGDNQYVNKPVISNHVLRYIQVPIRSHSSDELKTSTVLSMLGVKMNLYTKLDMTPLEKADTPLEANMSISPKASMAIPSKQSEVPPEVIVEVPPQVNVEAAPKMNIEVTPKENVEMPPQGNTDVQPAVHPMVSIATTPMASMESPVLSLDSLPLSVESSPLVSVEASPVVSLDTSPETSMAISPEVGIDPASMEASTETNADETSVEVLPEVNVEENLEAHLEGKAGRSSDASMKGPSKDSITPPKVIVDVASQTSVDMPCKKPEPKTQISNPVIKKRPSSHIPCYRWPSSARGWRSPSPVYTTFHQKEEKNSVYE, encoded by the exons ATGGGCAAGCAGGCTGCTGATTGGCTGGCGCCCGGAACGCGCAACAGGGCTAGAGCTTGGCAGGTAAGAGTTTCTTCAGTCAGTCGCTGGCCAGCCGGGGCAGCGACTGGGCCTGCTAAGAGTCGCTCTGCCTCGACTGAGGGTCCCAAGGCGGAGCGGCGGCGCCTGCGCGGTGCGGCCCCAGAGCCACCGGTGGTGGTTCCCAGCCTGGCTGTGAAGATGGCGGACCGCGCTGTCGCCAGCGCCAACGGCAGCTCATCCTTGCGGGGTACACAGGAACGAATGG TTGCTGTGTCTCAAACTGACGCAGAAGAAAAACGTCAAAGTCGCATTAGCTCCTTAGCTACTCAATCTCATAATGCAAGACCAGCTTTTAAACCAATGG TAACCGATAGCTCTGTTCTTAAAAATGACATGAAGCAAAGATTAGCAAAAGAACGTAGACAAGAAAGAAAACGACAAGAGGAAG CCAATAAAGAGATGCAACTCCTTGAGAAGGAACGGAAAGCAAAACTTCAGTTTGAAAAGCAACTGGAAGAAAAACAACGGAAGataaaagagcaaaaagaaaaggatgagcGAAGGAGACTAtcttcagaaaagagaaaacagaatttaGAAGCTGAAACA gagaaaTATAGAGCTGCTGTTTCGCGTACTATGCAATGGAGTACTCGTTTTGATCAGCGATCAAAGAGATGTTCATGGGACGGTTCTACTgagaacactgaaaataaaaatg GAAAAAGAGAACTTAAAAGAAGCTCATCTCTGAATAGAAAGGACAGAAGAGAGCGCTCTCATGGTGACAACCAGTATGTGAACAAGCCAG TCATCAGCAATCATGTCCTTCGTTATATACAAGTGCCAATTCGTAGCCACAGCAGTGATGAATTGAAGACTTCCACCGTGCTTTCTATGTTAGGAGTCAAAATGAATCTTTACACAAAGTTAGATATGACTCCCCTGGAGAAAGCAGACACCCCTCTTGAAGCAAATATGAGCATATCCCCCAAAGCTAGCATGGCAATACCATCTAAGCAGTCAGAAGTGCCACCTGAAGTGATCGTGGAGGTGCCCCCCCAGGTGAACGTGGAGGCAGCCCCCAAAATGAACATAGAAGTGACCCCCAAGGAGAATGTGGAAATGCCTCCTCAGGGGAATACAGATGTGCAACCTGCTGTACACCCCATGGTGAGCATAGCTACTACTCCCATGGCTAGCATGGAATCCCCTGTGTTAAGCTTAGACTCATTGCCTTTGAGCGTGGAATCATCCCCATTGGTGAGTGTGGAGGCATCACCAGTGGTGAGTTTGGACACCTCCCCTGAGACCAGCATGGCTATATCTCCTGAAGTTGGCATAGACCCAGCTAGCATGGAAGCGTCCACTGAGACAAATGCGGATGAGACCAGTGTGGAAGTCCTACCCGAAGTTAATGTAGAAGAGAACTTGGAAGCTCATCTTGAGGGAAAAGCTGGAAGATCATCAGACGCAAGTATGAAAGGACCATCTAAGGATAGCATAACACCTCCTAAAGTGATTGTAGATGTGGCATCACAGACAAGTGTAGACATGCCATGCAAG AAACCAGAACCGAAAACACAGATTTCAAACCCTGTAATCAAAAAGCGTCCATCATCACACATACCTTGTTATAGATGGCCATCATCTGCCCGTGGGTGGCGTTCACCCTCTCCAGTATATACTAC GTTCcatcagaaagaagagaagaacagCGTCTACGAGTAA